Proteins found in one Neodiprion lecontei isolate iyNeoLeco1 chromosome 6, iyNeoLeco1.1, whole genome shotgun sequence genomic segment:
- the LOC107226980 gene encoding ATP-binding cassette sub-family B member 10, mitochondrial: MILLNKIICNRNVLRKSNYLYLNWYRKCCFHSHLQTKLLQKKKCILTIFKRETANALGTGTVRSQMKTATKKNLRKSELKRLFNLAEPEKFRLLGAIGLLIVSSTVTMAVPFCLGKIIDLMYAADKEKMKENLNKLSLTLLGVFLIGGVCNFGRVYLMSTTGHRITQSLRKKVFTAIVSQETAMFDKRSTGELVGRLSGDAQLVSSAVTTNISDGLRSSIMTIAGVSMMVYMSPELALVGLSTVPPVVGLAIMYGRFVKKISRQVQDSLASLNVIAEERISNIRTVKAFAQEVNEIKKYSIKLDDLLKLCYKESFYKGVFFGMTGLSGNAIILSVLYYGGGMVSDSSLTVGNLSAFLLYAAYIGLSLGGLSNFYSELNKALGASTRLFELIEREPKISIHGGRVLPQKLSGNVIFDNVTFSYPTRLESQILSDLTLGVEKCSITAIVGPSGSGKSTIAALLLRLYDPNGGRILLDGEDLKELDPTWVKSQIGYVSQEPTLFSSSIRENITYGVANSTETEVMDAASQANILEFTQGMKDGLDTIVGERGVTLSGGQRQRIAIARALIKNPKILILDEATSALDAQNERLVQEALERATQGRTVLTIAHRLSTIKNSDKIAVLDHGRVVEIGNYDHLMTIENGLFRNLVKHQTFT, translated from the exons ATGATTCTATTGAACAAGATAATTTGCAATCGAAACGTACTGAGAAAATCCAACTATCTGTATCTGAATTGGTATCGAAAATGTTGCTTTCACAGCCATCTACAAACAAAGTTAttacagaagaaaaaatgcaTTCTCACAATATTTAAACGTGAAACTGCAAATGCTCTTGGAACAGGTACTGTCAGATCTCAAATGAAAACAgcaacgaagaaaaatttaagaaagtCCGAATTAAAGAGGCTCTTTAATTTGGCCGAACCAGAGAAATTCAGACTTTTGGGAGCAATCGGTTTACTAATTGTGTCATCGACGGTAACAATGGCTGTACCGTTTTgcttaggaaaaataattgacttGATGTATGCAGCTgataaagagaaaatgaaagagaatTTGAACAAACTCAGCTTGACTTTATTGGGTGTATTTCTAATTGGAGGAGTTTGTAACTTTGGGAGAGTTTATCTGATGTCCACTACTGGGCACAGGATAACCCAATCTCTGAGGAAAAAGGTTTTCACAGCAATAGTTAGTCAAGAAACAGCTATGTTCGACAAACGAAGCACTGGCGAACTTGTTGGGCGATTGAGTG GCGATGCGCAGCTCGTTAGCTCAGCAGTTACAACGAACATCTCAGATGGGCTTCGATCGAGTATAATGACCATTGCTGGCGTATCCATGATGGTCTACATGTCTCCAGAATTGGCGCTAGTTGGTTTATCGACAGTTCCCCCAGTCGTTGGTTTGGCTATAATGTATGGACGATTTGTAAAGAAGATATCAAGACAGGTGCAGGACAGCCTGGCTAGTTTAAACGTGATCGCTGAGGAGAGAATTAGTAACATACGGACAGTCAAAGCGTTTGCTCAGGAGGTGAAtgagattaaaaaatacagtATCAAATTGGATGATCTGTTGAAGTTGTGCTACAAAGAAAGTTTTTATAAAGGTGTATTTTTCGGAATGACCGGTCTCTCTGGTAACGCCATAATACTTTCAGTCTTGTACTATGGTGGAGGAATGGTATCCGATTCATCATTAACCGTTGGCAATTTGAGTGCATTTTTGCTTTACGCAGCCTACATTGGTTTGTCTTTGGGAGGCTTATCAAACTTTTATTCTGAGCTGAATAAAGCCCTCGGAGCAAGCACCAGATTGTTTGAATTGATCGAGCGTGAgccaaaaatttcaattcatggCGGAAGAGTGTTGCCTCAAAAACTAAGTGGCAATGTTATCTTCGACAACGTCACTTTTTCTTATCCTACAAGATTGGAATCCCAAATATTGAGTGATTTAACCCTGGGAGTCGAAAAATGTTCCATAACTGCTATTGTTGGGCCGTCAGGTTCTGGAAAATCAACAATAGCTGCTTTACTACTGCGATTGTATGATCCAAATGGGGGTAGAATACTTTTGGATGGAGAGGATCTAAAGGAACTGGATCCAACCTGGGTGAAATCTCAAATTGGATACGTATCTCAAGAGCCAACGTTATTCAGTTCCAGTATACGAGAAAATATTACATACGGGGTTGCAAATTCGACTGAAACAGAAGTTATGGATGCTGCGAGCCAGGCAAATATACTGGAATTCACACAAGGAATGAAAGATGGATTAGATACCATTGTTGGTGAACGAGGAGTGACGTTAAGTGGCGGACAACGTCAAAGGATTGCGATTGCACGAGCGCTAATCAAG aacccaaaaattttgattctggATGAAGCCACTAGCGCATTGGACGCTCAAAATGAACGCTTGGTTCAGGAAGCATTAGAACGTGCTACACAGGGTCGAACAGTCTTGACAATAGCTCATCGATTGAGTactataaaaaattctgacaAAATAGCAGTCCTTGACCATGGCCGAGTTGTTGAGATAGGCAATTACGATCACCTAATGACTATTGAGAATGGATTATTCAGAAATCTAGTGAAGCATCAAACATTCACTTAA